Proteins co-encoded in one Paracrocinitomix mangrovi genomic window:
- a CDS encoding tetratricopeptide repeat protein, which translates to MKKILLIAAVGIVSAAYSQKGNTSSAGIAYGNYEKAFFSGDMEEAAAELKDAKEFIDKSYVHEETKDDPKTLMYYGKIYIAIPQVAAVSGDEVLKAVDGEKAVQDGFAALKRSKEVDSKGRYHSDVDDYCNMYRSMLANQGIKFYEEEKWLEAMGGLVGAGMFGEVMGLSDSIYYFYGGLAAYNIDSMSTAAEAFSKTLEWGYQPGTSAYYYSQALQKQGKTGDAEKMLKDAVAKYPNNKDILIEMINIYIDSDRKEEAVQALKDAIALDPNNAQLAYTAGTIYENMNDFENAEKSYLKALELNPKDANMMSALGGVYFNKGAELNNEANKLEFGDPKYDGMVAESKEYFKKSIPYLEQATQASPDDVNFWIALKEAYGKAGEVEKFKEAKAKVAELQAK; encoded by the coding sequence ATGAAGAAGATATTACTTATAGCTGCAGTTGGAATCGTATCTGCGGCTTATTCGCAAAAAGGAAACACAAGTAGTGCCGGTATCGCATACGGAAACTACGAAAAAGCTTTTTTTAGCGGTGACATGGAAGAAGCTGCTGCAGAGTTAAAAGACGCTAAAGAGTTTATTGATAAATCGTATGTACACGAAGAAACTAAGGATGATCCTAAAACTTTGATGTATTACGGTAAAATCTATATCGCTATTCCTCAGGTTGCTGCGGTTAGTGGAGACGAAGTATTAAAAGCAGTTGACGGTGAAAAAGCTGTTCAAGACGGGTTTGCTGCTTTAAAAAGATCTAAAGAAGTAGATTCTAAAGGTAGATATCACAGTGATGTTGATGATTATTGTAATATGTACAGATCAATGTTGGCTAACCAGGGAATTAAATTCTACGAAGAAGAAAAATGGTTAGAAGCAATGGGAGGTTTAGTTGGAGCAGGTATGTTTGGAGAAGTGATGGGATTGTCTGATTCTATCTACTACTTCTATGGAGGTTTAGCTGCTTATAACATTGATTCAATGTCTACTGCTGCTGAAGCATTTTCTAAAACTTTAGAGTGGGGTTACCAACCAGGAACATCTGCTTATTACTATTCTCAAGCTTTGCAAAAGCAAGGAAAAACTGGTGATGCAGAGAAAATGTTGAAAGATGCAGTTGCTAAATATCCTAACAACAAGGATATCTTAATTGAAATGATCAATATCTACATTGATTCTGATAGAAAAGAAGAAGCGGTTCAAGCATTGAAAGATGCAATTGCTTTAGATCCTAACAATGCTCAATTAGCTTATACTGCCGGAACCATTTATGAAAACATGAATGATTTTGAAAATGCAGAAAAATCTTATTTGAAAGCATTAGAGTTGAATCCTAAAGATGCAAACATGATGTCTGCTTTAGGTGGTGTTTACTTTAACAAAGGAGCTGAGTTGAACAATGAAGCTAACAAGTTAGAGTTTGGAGATCCTAAATATGACGGAATGGTAGCTGAGTCTAAAGAATACTTTAAAAAGTCAATTCCTTACTTAGAGCAAGCTACTCAAGCTTCTCCTGATGATGTTAATTTCTGGATTGCATTAAAAGAAGCTTACGGAAAAGCCGGTGAAGTTGAAAAATTCAAAGAAGCGAAAGCAAAAGTAGCAGAGCTTCAAGCAAAATAA